The Devosia sp. A16 genome includes a window with the following:
- a CDS encoding multidrug effflux MFS transporter, translated as MSDTSPAARGLSRVEFIILVAGLMALNALAIDVMLPALPYMGEAFGISHENERQFVVGVYMFGFGIAQLAYGPLTDRFGRRGPLLVGLGIYLVCAFAATFAPSFGALLALRFVQGMGAAGTRVIATAVVRDRYSGREMAEIMSLTFMVFMAIPILAPGIGQLILLTGPWQYIFLFMGGLATAISLWAFFRLPETMHPEYRRPLSFKSVIDGFRIVVTNRVALFYGLAGTFLFGAMFGFISASQQIFVEIYGLGPYFPVAFAAMAGTIAIAQFINSRVVRRFGMRRLSHAAALVYLGAATILVVVALMGPVPFPVFFCLLMVIQFFFGWAASNMNSLSMEPLGNVAGTAASVFGFTQTVGGALIGTYIGQHFNGTLVPNALGYATMGALVLISILIAEKGKLFGVSPQYETHQGEGGH; from the coding sequence ATGTCCGATACATCTCCGGCCGCGCGGGGTCTGTCCCGCGTCGAATTCATTATCCTTGTTGCAGGGCTGATGGCGCTCAATGCGCTCGCCATCGACGTCATGCTGCCGGCGCTGCCCTACATGGGAGAAGCATTCGGCATCAGCCACGAGAACGAGCGGCAGTTCGTTGTCGGCGTCTACATGTTCGGTTTCGGCATCGCCCAGCTCGCTTACGGTCCGCTCACCGATCGCTTCGGTCGGCGCGGTCCGCTGCTGGTGGGGCTGGGCATCTACCTCGTCTGTGCCTTCGCGGCGACTTTCGCGCCCAGTTTCGGCGCGCTGCTGGCGCTTCGCTTCGTCCAGGGCATGGGTGCTGCCGGTACCCGCGTCATCGCCACTGCCGTGGTGCGCGACAGGTATTCGGGGCGTGAGATGGCCGAGATCATGTCACTGACCTTCATGGTGTTCATGGCCATCCCGATCCTGGCGCCCGGCATCGGGCAACTGATCCTGCTGACCGGCCCATGGCAGTACATTTTCCTGTTCATGGGGGGCCTCGCCACGGCGATCAGCCTGTGGGCCTTTTTCCGCCTGCCCGAGACCATGCACCCCGAATATCGCCGCCCGCTCAGCTTCAAGTCGGTCATCGACGGCTTCCGCATCGTGGTGACCAACCGTGTGGCGCTGTTCTACGGCCTGGCCGGTACCTTCCTGTTCGGCGCCATGTTCGGATTCATCTCGGCGAGCCAGCAGATCTTCGTCGAAATCTATGGTCTGGGCCCCTACTTTCCGGTCGCCTTCGCTGCCATGGCCGGCACGATCGCCATCGCCCAGTTCATCAATTCGCGCGTGGTGCGTCGCTTCGGCATGCGTCGCCTCAGCCATGCCGCGGCACTGGTCTATCTCGGCGCCGCAACCATCCTGGTCGTGGTGGCGCTGATGGGCCCGGTGCCTTTCCCGGTGTTCTTCTGCCTGTTGATGGTGATCCAGTTCTTCTTCGGCTGGGCCGCCTCAAACATGAACTCCCTGTCGATGGAGCCGCTCGGCAATGTCGCCGGCACTGCCGCCTCGGTGTTCGGCTTCACCCAGACGGTGGGCGGTGCGTTGATCGGCACCTATATCGGCCAGCACTTCAACGGCACGCTCGTGCCTAACGCTCTGGGCTACGCCACCATGGGGGCGCTGGTGCTGATCTCCATCCTGATCGCCGAAAAGGGCAAGTTGTTCGGCGTCAGCCCGCAATACGAGACGCATCAAGGCGAGGGCGGGCACTAG
- a CDS encoding inositol monophosphatase family protein has translation MSSFDIDRLAVILRDAAKAEILPRFRHLDAGMIRQKTDAIDLVTEADEQAERRIKASVAAAWPEALFVGEESVAADPALLDELDRAEFAIVVDPVDGTANFAAGLPLFATMAAVVRNGETVAGIIYDPMGDDWVLAEQGGGAWQRRPDGTQWRLNVAPSPGLADLVGHVSITFLPGESKPRVLANLAKVRVAANYRVAGHDYRTFATGFSHFVAFNKLMPWDHLGGCLIAEEAGGHVARFDGSRYLPSHRAGGLIIASDRDTWNLLRSEVFTV, from the coding sequence ATGTCCAGCTTCGATATCGACCGCCTTGCCGTCATCCTGCGTGATGCGGCCAAGGCGGAAATCCTGCCGCGCTTCCGTCACCTCGATGCCGGCATGATCCGGCAGAAGACCGACGCCATCGATCTCGTCACCGAAGCGGACGAGCAGGCGGAACGGCGGATCAAGGCTTCGGTAGCGGCCGCCTGGCCGGAGGCGCTGTTCGTCGGCGAAGAGTCGGTGGCGGCCGATCCGGCGCTGCTCGACGAGCTGGACCGGGCGGAGTTCGCGATCGTCGTCGACCCGGTCGACGGCACCGCCAATTTCGCGGCGGGGTTGCCGCTGTTCGCCACCATGGCGGCGGTGGTCAGGAACGGCGAGACCGTAGCCGGTATCATCTACGATCCGATGGGCGACGACTGGGTGCTGGCGGAGCAGGGCGGCGGCGCCTGGCAACGGCGGCCGGACGGCACGCAGTGGCGGCTCAACGTGGCGCCATCGCCAGGCCTCGCCGACCTCGTGGGGCATGTCTCGATCACTTTCCTGCCGGGCGAAAGCAAGCCCAGGGTGCTGGCCAACCTCGCCAAGGTGCGGGTGGCTGCCAACTACCGCGTCGCCGGGCACGACTACCGGACCTTTGCCACCGGGTTCTCGCATTTCGTCGCGTTCAACAAGCTGATGCCATGGGATCATCTTGGCGGGTGCCTGATCGCCGAGGAGGCCGGCGGCCATGTGGCGCGCTTCGACGGATCGCGCTACCTGCCGAGCCATCGCGCTGGCGGCCTCATAATTGCCAGCGATCGCGATACCTGGAATTTACTGCGCTCAGAGGTGTTTACGGTATAG
- a CDS encoding class I SAM-dependent methyltransferase, with translation MDQLNYWAIADREVEIQNPITDRKLRLLDDYCSIRDGLSVLDMGCGKAWLMRQWAEKYAIEGVGIDINARFLEAARRKSPARGRLTFHNAAVKGFSVEPASYDVVLCLGAAASLGDVPAALEWMANAAKPGGSLVLGTTVLRHAPAVPKGDILPPDTVSMIGVMERHGAEVSATISASDADYERYQSHQRHATLLWARENPGHRDHTEVLQKSRDDWMHYQRIIRPMLGWTIFVGRKKD, from the coding sequence TTGGACCAGTTGAACTATTGGGCGATCGCCGATCGCGAGGTCGAGATCCAGAACCCGATCACCGATCGGAAGCTGCGCCTGCTCGACGACTACTGCTCGATCCGCGATGGGTTGAGCGTGCTCGACATGGGCTGCGGCAAAGCCTGGCTGATGCGGCAGTGGGCGGAGAAATACGCCATAGAGGGCGTCGGCATCGACATCAACGCGCGCTTCCTCGAGGCGGCACGGCGCAAGAGCCCGGCTCGCGGACGGCTGACCTTCCACAATGCCGCGGTCAAGGGCTTCAGCGTGGAGCCGGCCTCCTATGACGTGGTGCTGTGCCTGGGCGCCGCCGCCTCGCTGGGGGATGTGCCCGCGGCGCTGGAATGGATGGCGAATGCCGCGAAGCCGGGGGGCAGCCTGGTGCTGGGCACCACTGTGCTGCGGCACGCACCGGCCGTGCCGAAGGGCGATATCCTGCCGCCCGACACCGTCAGCATGATCGGCGTCATGGAGCGGCATGGAGCGGAGGTGTCGGCGACGATCAGCGCGTCCGACGCCGACTACGAGCGCTACCAGAGCCACCAACGGCATGCGACACTGCTGTGGGCGCGGGAGAATCCCGGGCATCGCGACCATACCGAGGTGCTGCAGAAGAGCCGCGACGACTGGATGCATTACCAGCGGATCATCCGGCCGATGCTCGGCTGGACGATCTTTGTGGGTCGCAAGAAGGACTGA